The Fusobacterium necrophorum subsp. necrophorum genome includes the window CTTTTTATTTTTTGAATATGAAGAAGGACATTTTCTTTCTTGGGAGAACCGAAAGTTACTCTACGAGAAATCATAGTTTCTAAAGAAATCATTTGAAAAATATCCTCCTGAAAAAGAGAGGAGTATTCCCGGAATTTTGCCAGAGTCCAATTTTGAAAAATAGAGCCTTCCTCATTGGCAGCTTTTACCATAGCTCCTACTATAGCATAGGCATCTCGGAAAGGGAGCCCTTTTGTGGTCAGATAGTCCGCAATATCGGTTGCCTCTATATAGCCTTGATAACAGGCTTCTTTCATTCTCTTTGGATGAACTTGTATCTTAAGAAGCATTTCCGTAAAAATAGAGAGGCAAGCCTTTGTGGTATCCAAAGAGTCAAAAAAAGCTTCTTTATCTTCCTGCAAGTCTTTATTATAGGCTAGAGGAAGAGATTTCATGGTTGTAAACAGAGCGAAAAGATGTCCGAAAACTCTTCCCGTTTTTCCTCGAATGAGTTCTGCCGCATCCGGATTTTTTTTCTGAGGCATAATGCTGCTTCCGGTTGAAAAGTCGTCACTGATTTCTATATAGCCGTAGTCTTGAGAAGAAAAGAGAATCAATTCCTCGCAAAAACGAGAGAGGTGCATCATAGTGAGAGAAAAATTATGCATGCTGTCCAAAAGATAATCCCGATCACTGACAGAATCTAAACTATTATTCGTGGGAGCTTTAAAATGAAGAAGAGAACTTGTCAAATCTCTATCAATCGGATAGGTGGTTCCCGTCAAAGCGGCAGCCCCCAGAGGACAGTAATTTAAAAGCTCCAGAGTATTTTTCATCTTTTGAATGTCCCGAAAAAACATTTCGACATAGGCCATAAGATAATGAGCAAAGGTGCCGGCTTGGGCTTTTTGTAGATGTGTGAAAGCGGGCATGTAGCTTTCCAAGTGTTGCTCTGCCAACGAAAGAAGAGATTTTACCAAATTTTGTAAAAGCTCTATGACACTTTGCAATTCACTTCGCACAAAAAGTTTCATGTCTAGGGCAACTTGATCATTTCGACTTCTTCCCGTATGAAGTTTCTTTCCGACATCTCCTATTCTTCGAATCAATTCATGCTCAATGTTCATATGAATATCTTCAAACTCTTCTGAAAACGGAAACTTTTGATTTTCGATGTCCTCAAGAATCTCCTTCAAGTTTTTTTGAATTGTATCCGCCTCTTCTATGGAAAGGATTTTTGCATGAGAAAGGGCTTTGACATGGGCAATGCTTCCTAAAATATCCTCTTTTGCCAGACGTTTATCAAAGGAAATGGAAGAATGAAATTGTAGTAATTGTGCATTGGCTTTTTGGTGAAAACGTTTTGAAAAATGCTGCATAAGAGCCTCCTATTTCTTGTTATTTCGTAAAAGACTTTCAATTTTAATTCCAAGTCCGAAAAGGTTGATAAATCCTTCCGCATCCTTTTGATGATAGACCTCGTCTTTTTCAAAGGTGGAGAAAGCTTCGGAATACAAAGAATAAGGAGAGGAACT containing:
- the argH gene encoding argininosuccinate lyase — translated: MQHFSKRFHQKANAQLLQFHSSISFDKRLAKEDILGSIAHVKALSHAKILSIEEADTIQKNLKEILEDIENQKFPFSEEFEDIHMNIEHELIRRIGDVGKKLHTGRSRNDQVALDMKLFVRSELQSVIELLQNLVKSLLSLAEQHLESYMPAFTHLQKAQAGTFAHYLMAYVEMFFRDIQKMKNTLELLNYCPLGAAALTGTTYPIDRDLTSSLLHFKAPTNNSLDSVSDRDYLLDSMHNFSLTMMHLSRFCEELILFSSQDYGYIEISDDFSTGSSIMPQKKNPDAAELIRGKTGRVFGHLFALFTTMKSLPLAYNKDLQEDKEAFFDSLDTTKACLSIFTEMLLKIQVHPKRMKEACYQGYIEATDIADYLTTKGLPFRDAYAIVGAMVKAANEEGSIFQNWTLAKFREYSSLFQEDIFQMISLETMISRRVTFGSPKKENVLLHIQKIKREL